From Amycolatopsis sp. WQ 127309:
GCGACGAGGTCTTCCAGCTTGGTGCCGGCGCCGGCGAACCGGGCCACGCGCTTGCCGAGCCGGAGCACCTCGACGCGGTCGGCGACCGACAGCACCTCGGGCATGTTGTGGCTGATCAGCACGACGGCGATGCCCTTGTCGCGCACCTTCTTGATGACGTCGAGCACGCGCTCGCGCTGCACGACGCCCAGCGCGGCCGTCGGCTCGTCCATGAACACGACCTTGGACGCCCAGACGACCGAGCGCGCCACGGCGACGCTCTGGCGCTGCCCGCCGGACAGCGAGCCGATCGGGACGTCGGTGCTCTGCAGCGTCACGCCGAGCCGCTGGAACTCCTCGATCGCCCGGCGGCGCATCTCGGCCTTGTCCAGCATGCCCAGCTTGCCCAGGATGCCCTTGCGGTGGATTTCCCGGCCCAGGAACAGGTTCGCGGCCGGATCCAGCTCGGGAGCGACGGCCAGGTCCTGGTAGACGGTCTCGATGCCGAGGCGCCGGGCCGTCGTGGGGGAGTCGAAGTGCGCCTCCGCGCCGTCCAGGAGGATCTTCCCCGACGTCGGCTGCTCCGCGCCGGAGAGGCACTTGACCAGGGTGGACTTGCCGGCGCCGTTGTCGCCGATCAGCGCCGTCACCTCACCCGCGCGGGCCTGGAACGACGCCCCGCGCAGCGCCTCGACCGACCCGTAGTGCTTGGTCAGGTCGACCGCGTCCAGCAGGATTTCGCTCATCCGGTCCGCCCTTCGAGGGCCGGCGGGCGGCAGCGGATCACCGTCGCGGTGCCGGCCAGCTCGGTCTGGCCCGCGTCGAACGGGACCACGTAGGTGTCGCCCTTCGCCAGCGCGTGCTCGCCGCCGTGCTCGGTGCGCAGCGTGCCTGCGCCGTCGAGGACGACCAGCACCGCGAACGACGGATCGAGTGACAACGTTGTCAGTTCGGTCGTGCGAAGCTGCTCGGCTTGGAAGAACCGCTCCGATCCGGCGGCCAGCAGATCCACCGTGGCCGCGGTGTCGCCCGCGGTCCGCTTGATGATGGTCTCGAGGCGCTCGGCGTCCCAGCCGGACGTGTCCAGCGCCTGGATCGCGGTGTCGAAGCCGAGGCCGAGGTGGCCCTTCTCCGGCGAAGCGAGGAAGTCACGCCACTCGATGGTCAGCGAGAAGTCCGTCGGCTGCTGCAGTTCGACGACGAACACGCCCTCGCCGATCGCGTGCGGCAGGCCGGACGGGATGTAGACGGTGTCGCCCGCGGTCACCGGGACGCTGTTCAACGCCCCCAGCATCGACGGCACGTCCTGCTCCCGCGTCCACTCGGACACGGTGTCCTTGGTGAGCGTCTCCTTGAAACCGGGGTAGACGCGCGGGTCGTCGCCGTAGGTGCCGACCACGATCCACGCCTCGGTCTTGCCGAAGTGCGAGTCGAAGTGCTGCTTCGCGAACGCGTCGGACGGGTGGAAGTGCACCGGCAGCCGCTGGCCCGCGTCGAGCAGCTTGACCAGCAGCCCGGTCGACGTCCCGAGCACCTCGACGTGCTTGGCGCCGAGCCACGCCGGGGCGTCGGCCTCGACGGCGTCGCGCAGCCAGGCGCCGCTCGGGAGCCGGGTCAGGCCGTTGGTCTCCTGGCCGAACATGGTGCTGACCGAGGCGACCCAGTCCTCCGGGCCGAACTTCTTGTCGGGCGAGGCGCCGCGCAACGCCGCGATGGCGTCGCCCCCGCGGTAGAACTGCGGCGGCTGGTTGGCCGGAAGCCGGATCGGTTCGAGGGTCACGGGGCGACCTCACCGGAACCACGGGCGACGAGATGCACGGGCAGGACGACCTTTCTCGGCGGGGACTGATCTCCTTGGACACGGGCGAAGAGCAGCTCGGCCGCGGCGTGGCCCAGTGCGCTGACGTCGTGCGCGATCACGGTGACGGGCGGGTCGAGCAGGTCCGCCAGCTCGAAGTCGTCGAAGCCGACCATCGCCGGGCGGTACTCGGCGTGGGCCAGGGCCCGCAGCAGGTGGACGGCGACCCGGTTGTTGCCCGCGATCACCGCGGTGGCGGCGTCGGGCCCGTGCAGCAGCCGCTTGACGGCGTCGCCGACGCCCTCCTGGGTCGGCGTGCGCATCGAGACCAGCGACTCGTCGTAGGAGATGCCGTTGCGCACGCAGCCCTCGCGGAACCCGCGCAGGCGCTCGGCCGCGGTGAAGATGTCCGGGCTGTCGCCGAGGAACGCGATCCGCCGGTGGCCGTGTTTCGCCAGGTGCGTGACGGCTTCGATGGTGCCGCCGAGGTTGTCGACGAGCACGGTGTCGGCGACGATGTCGCCCGCCGGGCGGTCGATGAACACCACGGGCGTGCCCGCGCGCATCTCCGGCACCAGGTACCCGTGCTGCAGGCCGGCCGGGACGACGAGGATGCCGTCCACCCGCCGCGCGCAGAACTCCAGCACGAGCTCGCGCTCGCGGTCGGAGTTCTCCTCGGACGAGCCGGTGAGCACCTGCCGGCCGAACGACGTCGCGATGCGTTCCACCGCGCGGTTCAGCTCGGAGTAGAAGGGGTTGCCGACGTCCTCGACGATCAGCCCGATGGTCCCGGTGGTCGACCCGCGGCGCAGGTTGCGCGCGCCGAGGTTGCGCCGGAAACCCAGCTGCTCGATGGCCGCCATGACCCGCTCGGCGGTGTCCGGGTGCACCGCCGGTTCGTCGTTGACCACGCGCGAGACGGTCTTGATGGACACGCCCGCCAGCCTGGCCACATCGCTCATCGTGGCCCGGCGGCTCGCGGTGCGCGTGCTGCCGTCCCGGTCCCGGCCGGGTGGAGACAACGTTGTCATAGTGCACGGGATTGAACGCCAAGGTCCCGGTGCTTGTCAACGCCCTGGGCGCGGATTGTGCCGATTCGACTACGGAAGTTGTAGGTCAGACGGCTGATCAGCTTGTCCGGAAGTGGACAGGTGTTGACAGCACCCTTGACTGTCTCGTGAGCCGCTGCCCAAGGTGGCCCGGTTCGACCGAGCGCGCGACAAGGTTGTCATTCACCCTCTGGTCGCGCTGATGTGGTGGAGAGGCGATGGCGATGGCGCGAGCGCGCTGGAGAGCCGAATGTGACACTCGCGGGGGGACGACCCCCCGGACCCCCCGAACCGGCTTCGCCGGTGTGGTGTTGTTGGCCTTGGCGGTGACCGCGGCGATGGCTCCCGCCGTTCCCGCCGCGGCGGCCCCCGCGACCGACTTCGCGAAGTGGGTCAACCCGTTCGTCGGCACCCGGCCCGGCGGTGAGGACCACGGCACCGGGGGCGGTGCCGGCAACACGTTCCCGGGCGCGGTGGCACCGTTCGGCATGGTCCAGTGGAGCCCGGACACGGTGAAGTCCCAGCCCGGCGGGTACTTCTACGACGACAACGCGCTCAACGGCTTCAGCCTGACGCACCTGTCGGGCGCCGGCTGCTCGACCTACCAGGACATCCCGTTCATCCCGTTCGTCGGCGAGGTCTCGACGTCCCCGGCGACCGACCCCGCGCACTACACGTCGAAGTTCTCGCACGCCAACGAACACGCGACGGCGGGCGCCTACGACGTCACCCTCGACAGCGGCGCGAAGGTCGAGCTGAGCGCGACCCAGCGCACCGGCTCGGCGCGGCTGACCTACCCGGCCGGCGCGTCCTCGACGCTGCTGGTCAACACCTCCGGCTCGGTCAACGGCACCGACGACGCGTCGATCACCCTCGGCAAGGACACGATCAGCGGCTGGGCCACGAGCGGCCGGTTCTGCGGCGCGCAGAACAGCTACCGCGTCTACTTCTCGGCCAAGTTCGACACGCCGTTCGAGTCGATCGGCACCTGGAAGAACGGCGCCGTGACGCCCGGCAAGTCCGCCGAAACCGGTGGCGCCAAGGCGAAGGTCGCGCAGCCCAACGGCATCAACGCGTCCATCGCGCGTCCGGCCAAGGCCAAGCAGCAGGACACCACCGTGTCCGGCCCGGGTAGCGGCGGGTACGTCACCTTCGCGAACCTCAACGGCGCGCAGGTGAACGTCCAGGTCGGACTGTCCTTTGTGTCCGTCGACGGCGCGAAGGCCAACCTCAAGGCCGAGAACACCAAGAAGTCGTTCGACACCGTGGCCGCGTCCGCGCGCAAGGCGTGGAACGACCAGCTCGGCAAGATCGCCGTCACCGGTGGCTCCGACGCCGACCTGACGACGTTCTACACCTCGCTGTACCACTCGCTGATCCAGCCGAACGTCTTCTCCGACGTCGACGGCCAGTACCCGGGCTTCGACGGGCGGATCCACCAGGCCGACAAGGGCCACGCGATGTACACG
This genomic window contains:
- a CDS encoding LacI family DNA-binding transcriptional regulator; amino-acid sequence: MSDVARLAGVSIKTVSRVVNDEPAVHPDTAERVMAAIEQLGFRRNLGARNLRRGSTTGTIGLIVEDVGNPFYSELNRAVERIATSFGRQVLTGSSEENSDRERELVLEFCARRVDGILVVPAGLQHGYLVPEMRAGTPVVFIDRPAGDIVADTVLVDNLGGTIEAVTHLAKHGHRRIAFLGDSPDIFTAAERLRGFREGCVRNGISYDESLVSMRTPTQEGVGDAVKRLLHGPDAATAVIAGNNRVAVHLLRALAHAEYRPAMVGFDDFELADLLDPPVTVIAHDVSALGHAAAELLFARVQGDQSPPRKVVLPVHLVARGSGEVAP
- a CDS encoding class I mannose-6-phosphate isomerase, with the protein product MTLEPIRLPANQPPQFYRGGDAIAALRGASPDKKFGPEDWVASVSTMFGQETNGLTRLPSGAWLRDAVEADAPAWLGAKHVEVLGTSTGLLVKLLDAGQRLPVHFHPSDAFAKQHFDSHFGKTEAWIVVGTYGDDPRVYPGFKETLTKDTVSEWTREQDVPSMLGALNSVPVTAGDTVYIPSGLPHAIGEGVFVVELQQPTDFSLTIEWRDFLASPEKGHLGLGFDTAIQALDTSGWDAERLETIIKRTAGDTAATVDLLAAGSERFFQAEQLRTTELTTLSLDPSFAVLVVLDGAGTLRTEHGGEHALAKGDTYVVPFDAGQTELAGTATVIRCRPPALEGRTG
- a CDS encoding ATP-binding cassette domain-containing protein; its protein translation is MSEILLDAVDLTKHYGSVEALRGASFQARAGEVTALIGDNGAGKSTLVKCLSGAEQPTSGKILLDGAEAHFDSPTTARRLGIETVYQDLAVAPELDPAANLFLGREIHRKGILGKLGMLDKAEMRRRAIEEFQRLGVTLQSTDVPIGSLSGGQRQSVAVARSVVWASKVVFMDEPTAALGVVQRERVLDVIKKVRDKGIAVVLISHNMPEVLSVADRVEVLRLGKRVARFAGAGTKLEDLVAAMTGALVQEEAA